From one Nocardioides sp. Kera G14 genomic stretch:
- the guaA gene encoding glutamine-hydrolyzing GMP synthase — MPEPEHDLVLVVDFGAQYAQLIARRVREAQVYSEIVPHTMPVAEMLARNPKAIILSGGPSSVYEPGAPTLDTAIFEADTPVFGMCYGFQLMAQGLGGTVDNNGYREYGRTPVTVGLGGTLLAGIPAEHNVWMSHGDSVSQAPEGFTVLASTEGTPVAAFENVDAGFAGVQWHPEVLHSEHGQQILEHFLWDIAKCDRTWTIGNIAEEQIERIREQIGENGRAICGLSGGVDSAVAAAIVQRAIGDRLTCVYVDHGLMRKGESEQVERDFVAATGAKLVVVDAEKQFLDALAGVSEPEAKRKIIGREFIRAFEGAEADIMSSAPEGSTVGFLVQGTLYPDVVESGHGAGTSTIKSHHNVGGLPEDLEFELVEPLRTLFKDEVRAVGAQLGLPNVIVQRQPFPGPGLGIRIIGEVTRERLDILRDADAIAREEMTKAGLDNDIWQMPVVLLADVRSVGVQGDGRTYGHPVVLRPVTSEDAMTADWARLPYDVLERISTRITNEVREINRVTVDITSKPPGTIEWE; from the coding sequence ATGCCTGAGCCGGAGCACGATCTTGTTCTTGTCGTCGACTTCGGGGCGCAGTACGCCCAGCTGATCGCGCGGCGCGTCCGCGAGGCGCAGGTCTACTCCGAGATCGTGCCTCACACGATGCCCGTAGCCGAGATGCTCGCGCGCAACCCCAAGGCGATCATCCTGTCCGGCGGCCCGAGCTCGGTCTACGAGCCCGGCGCCCCGACGCTCGACACTGCGATCTTCGAGGCCGACACCCCCGTCTTCGGCATGTGCTACGGCTTCCAGCTGATGGCCCAGGGCCTCGGCGGCACCGTCGACAACAACGGCTACCGGGAGTACGGCCGCACGCCGGTCACGGTCGGCCTGGGTGGCACGCTGCTCGCCGGCATCCCGGCGGAGCACAACGTCTGGATGTCCCACGGCGACTCTGTCTCCCAGGCCCCCGAGGGCTTCACCGTCCTCGCCTCCACCGAGGGCACGCCGGTCGCGGCCTTCGAGAACGTCGACGCCGGTTTCGCAGGCGTCCAGTGGCATCCCGAGGTGCTCCACTCCGAGCACGGCCAGCAGATCCTCGAGCACTTCCTCTGGGACATCGCCAAGTGCGACCGCACCTGGACGATCGGCAACATCGCCGAGGAGCAGATCGAGCGGATCCGCGAGCAGATCGGCGAGAACGGCCGCGCCATCTGCGGCCTCTCCGGCGGAGTCGACTCTGCGGTGGCCGCTGCCATCGTGCAGAGGGCCATCGGCGACCGCCTCACCTGCGTGTACGTCGACCACGGACTGATGCGCAAGGGCGAGTCGGAGCAGGTCGAGCGTGACTTCGTCGCCGCCACCGGTGCCAAGCTCGTCGTCGTCGATGCCGAGAAGCAGTTCCTCGACGCCCTCGCCGGTGTCAGCGAGCCGGAGGCGAAGCGGAAGATCATCGGCCGCGAGTTCATCCGGGCCTTCGAGGGTGCCGAGGCCGACATCATGTCCTCGGCGCCGGAGGGCTCCACCGTCGGGTTCCTCGTCCAAGGGACCCTCTACCCCGACGTCGTCGAGTCCGGTCACGGCGCCGGCACGTCGACCATCAAGAGCCACCACAACGTGGGTGGCCTCCCGGAGGACCTCGAGTTCGAGCTCGTCGAGCCGCTGCGCACGCTCTTCAAGGATGAGGTGCGCGCCGTGGGTGCCCAGCTCGGCCTGCCCAACGTGATCGTCCAGCGCCAGCCGTTCCCCGGCCCGGGCCTCGGCATCCGGATCATCGGCGAGGTCACCCGCGAGCGCCTCGACATCCTCCGCGACGCCGATGCCATCGCGCGTGAGGAGATGACCAAGGCCGGGCTCGACAACGACATCTGGCAGATGCCGGTCGTCCTGCTGGCCGACGTGCGCTCCGTCGGCGTCCAGGGCGATGGCCGCACCTACGGTCACCCCGTCGTCCTGCGCCCGGTCACCTCGGAGGACGCCATGACCGCCGACTGGGCGCGTCTCCCGTACGACGTCCTCGAGCGCATCTCCACCCGCATCACCAACGAGGTCCGGGAGATCAACCGCGTCACCGTCGACATCACCTCGAAGCCCCCGGGCACGATTGAGTGGGAGTGA
- a CDS encoding UdgX family uracil-DNA binding protein (This protein belongs to the uracil DNA glycosylase superfamily, members of which act in excision repair of DNA. However, it belongs more specifically to UdgX branch, whose founding member was found to bind uracil in DNA (where it does not belong), without cleaving it, appears to promote DNA repair by a pathway involving RecA, rather than base excision.), which yields MSDASPWVPSDPTPHSLHEAAQECRGCELYAPATQVVMGEGRAPARLMLIGEQPGDSEDREGEPFVGPAGELLDRALAEAGIERADAYVTNVVKHFRFREQGKRRIHMSPASKHVRACLPWLEAELQMVQPEGVVLLGGTAGKALYGADFRVGESRGELKEWPLPAASGGTSPWVLTTIHPSAVLRARDDREAAYDGLVTDLKAVAAQLAG from the coding sequence ATGAGTGATGCCAGTCCGTGGGTCCCGTCGGACCCGACGCCGCACAGCCTGCACGAAGCGGCGCAGGAGTGTCGCGGCTGCGAGCTCTATGCCCCGGCCACGCAGGTGGTGATGGGCGAGGGCCGCGCTCCGGCGCGTCTGATGCTCATCGGGGAGCAGCCGGGCGACAGCGAGGACCGGGAGGGCGAGCCGTTCGTCGGCCCCGCCGGGGAGCTGCTCGACCGTGCGCTCGCCGAGGCCGGCATCGAGCGGGCGGACGCCTACGTCACCAATGTCGTGAAGCATTTCCGCTTCCGTGAGCAGGGCAAGCGCAGGATCCACATGTCACCGGCGAGCAAGCACGTGCGCGCCTGCCTGCCGTGGCTCGAGGCCGAGCTCCAGATGGTGCAGCCCGAGGGAGTCGTCCTGCTCGGCGGCACGGCGGGAAAGGCCCTCTACGGCGCCGACTTCCGCGTCGGTGAGTCCCGCGGCGAGCTCAAGGAGTGGCCGCTGCCGGCCGCCTCCGGAGGGACGAGTCCGTGGGTTCTCACCACGATCCACCCCTCGGCCGTGCTCCGTGCGCGCGACGACCGGGAGGCGGC